ATCGGCAATAAATTCTTTAGGCTTATTAAAGGTCATCGCATACCAACATTGCAGGAAGTCGTTTCGTTCTGCGAATTAAAACGACTGGCTTTAAATATCGAGTTGAAAGAGACCGTTTCCGAGAGGCCGGAAACGTTGCATAAAATCATCGGTATGGCCATGCTATCCGATAGCGTCCATTTGTCTTCATTCGATCCGGAAATACTTCGAAGAGCAAAAGCGATAGAACCTTCTATTGAAACTGCATTGTTAGCAAAAAGAACAACGACTGATTGGAATTGCCTGGAGAAGTATGATTTCGCAGATGGCTTCAACTTCCATAAACGTTTGTTGAAGGAACCGTATATAGGGGAAATGGTCGCTAGCGGAAAAAAGTTGAGGGTCTATGGAGTTACCGGTAAAGAGGCAATCACTCAGCAACCACCTCCATATATCGATGGCTGGATAACAGATTTCCCAGACAGGTTCAAAAAATAGGTTCTAAATCAAATATTGGGGTAATGTGACTTGCATATCCCCTATCACTTAGTTTTTTTCTATTAATAATGTTGATTTACGCTTCGGGCGGACGCTTTCCGCGGGCACGGCTTCAGCCGCTTCCCTCGCTTCGCTCAGTCCAGGGTCTTCAGCTCGCGCTGTTCCCGCTGGAGTCGCCGCCCTCCGCTTCAATCAACGGTAACTTCTACTAAATGAAAGAGGAGATGGATAGTAATGATGAAGAACCAATTTACGACGCTAACAGTTGGAAGCGCTATCCTTATACCTGTTGGTCCCTCGACATTATCCAGATTATCTACCCTTTAGTAGAAAATCTTTATTCATCCATTGGGAGACTCAATTAAAAAATCCTATGGCGCTGAAGAAGATGACATTGCATACGTTAGATTTTCAAATACACACATAGTCATTATTTCTTGTATATCTATTTGGCATACTTATATATTAAGAAGCACTTGTTGTTTGGAGTGCAGACGCTCGACTCCTGCGGGACTAGCATGAGTCTTGAGACCCCGCAGGGCGCACGCCTTTCGCGTCCGAGGAGGCTCAAGCCATGCCCGCGGAAAGCGAGCGTCGGAACGGAAAGCAACAGTCTGTTGACATACTCGGCACCTTTAATCATCTAAAGTACCA
The sequence above is drawn from the Sporosarcina luteola genome and encodes:
- a CDS encoding glycerophosphodiester phosphodiesterase, producing MSTKHLMSSPMVFAHRGASGVCFENTMQAFKEAARMQADGIELDVQLTADGVPVVVHDMDLYRISGIRKRVSNLHFSELQRINIGNKFFRLIKGHRIPTLQEVVSFCELKRLALNIELKETVSERPETLHKIIGMAMLSDSVHLSSFDPEILRRAKAIEPSIETALLAKRTTTDWNCLEKYDFADGFNFHKRLLKEPYIGEMVASGKKLRVYGVTGKEAITQQPPPYIDGWITDFPDRFKK